The following coding sequences are from one Reyranella humidisoli window:
- a CDS encoding bifunctional riboflavin kinase/FAD synthetase: MIPVFDAWRSVPPEWKGGVVALGNFDGVHRGHQALLARAREQAASLGAPVVAFTFEPHPRGFFVPDTGPFRLTLLPAKTRLLAGHGVQAVLAQRFDESFAALPAASFIEDVLRKGLGARHVVCGYDFTFGARRSGNVEMLRAEGKAHGFGVTVLDPVTHEGEIYSSTRIREALRHGWARDAAGLLGHDWEIEGTVELGDQRGRTIGFPTANVALGEHLRPRFGVYAVRALVDGVWRNGVANLGKRPTFGKLQENFEVHLFDFAGDLYGKVLRVALVDFIRAEMKFAGLDALKAQIAADGQAARQILAAAP, from the coding sequence ATGATCCCGGTGTTCGACGCCTGGCGTTCCGTGCCGCCCGAATGGAAGGGCGGGGTGGTGGCGCTCGGCAATTTCGACGGCGTGCATCGCGGCCATCAGGCCCTGCTGGCGCGGGCGCGCGAGCAGGCGGCATCGCTGGGCGCGCCCGTGGTCGCCTTCACCTTCGAGCCGCACCCGCGCGGCTTCTTCGTGCCTGACACCGGACCGTTCCGCCTCACTCTGCTGCCGGCCAAGACGCGCCTGCTGGCCGGGCATGGCGTGCAGGCGGTGCTGGCACAGCGCTTCGACGAATCCTTCGCGGCGCTGCCTGCCGCGTCGTTCATCGAGGACGTGCTGCGGAAGGGCCTCGGCGCACGCCATGTCGTGTGCGGTTACGACTTCACCTTCGGCGCTCGGCGCAGCGGCAATGTCGAGATGCTGCGTGCCGAGGGCAAGGCGCATGGCTTCGGCGTCACGGTGCTCGACCCGGTGACGCACGAGGGCGAGATCTATTCTTCCACGCGCATCCGCGAGGCGCTGCGGCACGGCTGGGCGCGCGACGCCGCCGGTCTGCTGGGCCATGACTGGGAGATCGAAGGCACGGTCGAACTGGGCGACCAGCGCGGCCGCACGATCGGCTTCCCGACCGCCAACGTGGCGCTCGGCGAACATCTGCGCCCGCGCTTCGGCGTCTACGCGGTGCGTGCGCTGGTCGACGGGGTGTGGCGGAATGGGGTGGCGAACCTCGGCAAGCGCCCGACCTTCGGCAAGCTGCAGGAGAATTTCGAGGTCCACCTGTTCGACTTCGCGGGTGACCTCTACGGCAAGGTCCTGCGGGTCGCTCTGGTCGATTTCATCCGGGCCGAGATGAAGTTCGCGGGCCTCGATGCACTGAAGGCCCAGATCGCGGCGGACGGGCAGGCGGCGCGGCAGATACTTGCCGCAGCGCCTTGA
- a CDS encoding phosphotransferase family protein: MPSETENVARVLAEATSRHFAAPATIERLSRQSGGASRQTWSFDALVDGERHALILRRDPPTQGKTDRERAVAIDRATEFRVLQAAHAAGVRSPEPLFELTAQDALGEAYVMRRIGGIAIARKLLRDAPYETARGKIASQLGEILARIHATDTATLPNLVRREAADHIAELRRSLDMLGRPQPVFELALSWLDRRKPAPLARPVLVHGDYRTGNYLVDETGVTTILDWELAHLGDPVEDLGWLCVKSWRFGAVDKPAGGFGTREELWAAYERAGGGKVDPVRAHWWEVFGTVHWGIICLNQAWKHLSGSIRSMEHASIGRRAVETEVDLLQLLKQGA; this comes from the coding sequence ATGCCGTCCGAGACTGAAAACGTCGCCCGCGTGCTCGCCGAAGCGACCAGCCGCCATTTCGCCGCCCCCGCCACAATCGAAAGACTGAGTCGCCAGTCCGGCGGCGCCTCGCGCCAGACCTGGAGTTTCGACGCGCTGGTCGACGGCGAACGCCACGCGCTGATCCTGCGCCGCGATCCGCCGACCCAGGGCAAGACAGACCGCGAGCGTGCCGTCGCCATCGACCGTGCCACCGAGTTCCGCGTGCTGCAGGCCGCCCATGCGGCCGGCGTGCGCTCGCCCGAACCCCTGTTCGAGCTGACCGCCCAGGACGCCTTGGGCGAGGCCTATGTGATGCGCCGCATCGGCGGCATCGCCATCGCCCGCAAGCTGCTGCGCGACGCGCCCTACGAGACGGCGCGCGGCAAAATCGCATCCCAGCTCGGCGAGATCCTGGCGCGCATCCATGCGACCGATACCGCCACCCTGCCGAACCTCGTGCGTCGCGAAGCCGCCGACCATATCGCCGAGCTGCGCCGCTCGCTCGACATGCTGGGCCGCCCGCAGCCGGTGTTCGAGCTGGCGCTGTCGTGGCTCGACCGCCGCAAGCCCGCCCCGCTCGCGCGGCCGGTGCTGGTGCATGGCGACTATCGCACCGGCAACTATCTCGTCGACGAGACGGGCGTGACGACGATCCTTGATTGGGAACTCGCCCATCTCGGCGACCCGGTCGAAGACCTCGGCTGGCTTTGCGTGAAGAGCTGGCGCTTCGGCGCGGTCGACAAGCCGGCTGGCGGCTTCGGCACCCGGGAGGAACTGTGGGCCGCCTACGAGCGCGCCGGCGGCGGCAAGGTCGATCCGGTCCGGGCGCACTGGTGGGAAGTCTTCGGCACGGTCCACTGGGGCATCATCTGCCTCAACCAGGCCTGGAAGCATCTCTCGGGTTCGATCAGGTCGATGGAGCACGCCTCCATCGGCCGCCGCGCCGTCGAGACCGAAGTCGACCTCCTGCAATTGCTGAAGCAGGGAGCCTGA
- the lspA gene encoding signal peptidase II codes for MRPIDRQAMVLLAVTLVADQASKQLLLGFLLKAGAIVPVIDGFFRLVIVWNRGISFGLLGGDQAVPPWVLSGVAIAVCIGLFVWLRRTDRPLTGWGIGLVMGGAIGNVIDRARWGAVFDFADFHIGRWHWPAFNVADAAIVVGVGLMLVDSLLVEKKQAP; via the coding sequence ATGAGGCCCATCGATCGGCAGGCCATGGTGCTTCTGGCCGTCACGCTCGTGGCGGACCAGGCTTCCAAGCAGCTGCTGCTGGGGTTCCTGCTCAAGGCCGGCGCCATCGTGCCGGTGATCGACGGTTTCTTCCGGCTGGTGATCGTGTGGAACCGGGGGATCAGCTTCGGTCTGCTGGGCGGCGACCAGGCGGTGCCGCCCTGGGTTCTTTCCGGCGTGGCGATTGCCGTCTGCATCGGGCTTTTCGTCTGGCTGCGGCGCACCGACCGTCCCCTGACAGGATGGGGCATCGGCCTTGTCATGGGGGGAGCCATCGGCAATGTTATCGACCGTGCCCGATGGGGAGCGGTATTCGATTTCGCCGATTTCCACATAGGGCGCTGGCACTGGCCGGCGTTCAACGTGGCCGACGCGGCGATTGTCGTCGGCGTTGGACTCATGCTCGTCGACTCGCTGCTCGTCGAGAAGAAGCAGGCGCCCTGA
- the ileS gene encoding isoleucine--tRNA ligase, whose product MRAGLPKKEPELLKRWAEMKLWDRLRAESRGRPKFVLHDGPPYANGNLHIGHALNKILKDLVSRTQQMLGKDSHYVPGWDCHGLPIEWKIEEQYRAKKQDKDQVPIVEFRRECRAFADHWITVQREEFKRLGVDGDWENYYSTMKYESEAVIVRELGKFLMNGGLYKGSKAVLWSVVEKTALAEAEIEYHDHTSDTIHVRFPVVKSNGGKLDGTSIVIWTTTPWTMPGNRALAYGRDIAYALVEVAAVGEGSKARVGEKLVLARDLVDAVAAETKFTPKIVAEVSAEDLDGLIAAHPFRGKGFEFDVRLLPGEFVTADAGTGFVHIAPGHGADDYELGVANGVEVPDTVAEDGTYYPHVPLFAGKRVYTQDGKKGDANRTAIALLDEMGKLLASGRITHSYPHSWRSKAPVIFRNAPQWFIAMDKPIPEIGGTLREKALAAIDVTRFVPRAGYNRLRSMIETRPDWNVSRQRAWGVPIAVFVDKKTGEPLRDAEVMGRIVEAFRTEGADAWFESPPERFLGNKYDAADFEQVTDILDVWFDSGCTHAFTLEGNDRLKWPADLYLEGSDQHRGWFHSSLLESCGTRGRAPYDGVLTHGFTLDEQGRKMSKSLGNITAPQSVCDQYGADILRLWVVGTDYTEDQRIGPEILKHQAEAYRRLRNTLRYLLGSLDGYSSDETVSHAEMPELERWVLHRLAELDGVLRRAVDDYDFHTIATELHNFCAVDLSAFYFDIRKDSIYCDASGTPRRRAARTVMAEVFSFLTAWLAPITCFTAEEAWLARPNDIPDGKADSVHLRLYPIIPPAWLDAALGEKWKTVRALRRVVTGALELERAEKRIGSSLQAGPHVHVAPEYLKALEGLDLSEICITSGGHLVEGEAPAGAFTLPDVAGVAVVPSAAEGTKCARCWQVLEEVGKSTAHPLLCLRCEDAVSA is encoded by the coding sequence ATGCGCGCCGGGCTGCCCAAGAAGGAGCCCGAGCTCCTGAAGCGCTGGGCCGAGATGAAGCTCTGGGACCGGCTCAGGGCCGAGAGCCGGGGCCGGCCGAAGTTCGTGCTGCACGACGGCCCTCCCTACGCCAACGGCAACCTCCATATCGGGCACGCACTCAACAAGATCCTGAAGGACCTCGTCTCGCGCACCCAGCAGATGCTGGGCAAGGACAGCCACTACGTGCCGGGCTGGGACTGCCACGGCCTGCCGATCGAATGGAAGATCGAGGAACAGTACCGCGCCAAGAAGCAGGACAAGGACCAGGTTCCGATCGTCGAGTTCCGGCGCGAGTGCCGCGCCTTCGCCGATCACTGGATCACGGTGCAGCGCGAGGAGTTCAAGCGGCTCGGCGTCGACGGCGACTGGGAGAACTACTACTCGACGATGAAGTACGAGTCCGAGGCTGTCATCGTGAGGGAACTGGGCAAGTTCCTGATGAACGGCGGCCTCTACAAGGGCTCCAAGGCGGTGCTGTGGTCGGTGGTCGAGAAGACCGCGCTGGCCGAGGCCGAAATCGAGTATCACGACCACACGTCGGACACGATCCACGTGCGTTTCCCGGTCGTGAAGTCGAACGGCGGCAAGCTCGACGGCACCTCGATCGTGATCTGGACGACGACGCCGTGGACCATGCCGGGCAACCGCGCGCTCGCCTACGGCCGGGATATCGCCTACGCGCTGGTCGAGGTCGCGGCCGTCGGTGAGGGCAGCAAGGCCCGCGTCGGCGAGAAGCTGGTACTGGCGCGCGACTTGGTCGACGCGGTCGCGGCGGAAACGAAGTTCACGCCGAAGATCGTGGCCGAGGTGTCGGCTGAAGATCTCGACGGGCTGATCGCGGCGCATCCGTTCCGCGGCAAGGGCTTCGAGTTCGACGTGCGCCTGCTGCCCGGAGAGTTCGTGACGGCCGATGCCGGCACGGGCTTCGTGCACATCGCGCCGGGCCATGGCGCCGACGACTACGAGCTGGGTGTCGCCAACGGCGTGGAAGTGCCGGACACGGTCGCCGAGGACGGCACCTACTATCCACACGTGCCGCTGTTCGCGGGCAAGCGCGTCTATACGCAGGACGGCAAGAAGGGCGACGCCAACCGCACCGCCATCGCGCTGCTCGACGAGATGGGCAAGCTGCTCGCCTCGGGCCGCATCACGCACAGCTATCCGCATTCCTGGCGCTCCAAGGCGCCGGTCATCTTCCGCAACGCGCCACAATGGTTCATCGCCATGGACAAGCCGATCCCCGAGATCGGCGGGACCCTGCGCGAAAAGGCGCTGGCGGCGATCGACGTCACGCGCTTCGTGCCGCGCGCTGGCTACAACCGCCTGCGCTCGATGATCGAGACGCGGCCCGACTGGAACGTCTCGCGCCAGCGCGCCTGGGGCGTGCCGATCGCGGTGTTCGTCGACAAGAAGACCGGCGAGCCGCTGCGCGACGCCGAGGTGATGGGCCGCATCGTCGAGGCGTTCCGCACCGAGGGCGCCGATGCCTGGTTCGAGAGCCCGCCCGAGCGCTTCCTCGGCAACAAGTACGATGCCGCCGATTTCGAGCAGGTGACCGACATCCTCGACGTCTGGTTCGACTCGGGCTGCACGCATGCCTTCACGCTCGAAGGCAACGACCGGCTGAAGTGGCCGGCCGACCTTTATCTCGAAGGCTCGGACCAGCATCGTGGCTGGTTCCATTCCTCGCTGCTCGAGAGCTGCGGCACGCGCGGCCGCGCGCCCTATGACGGCGTGCTGACGCACGGCTTCACGCTCGACGAGCAGGGCCGCAAGATGTCGAAGTCGCTGGGCAACATCACGGCGCCCCAGTCGGTCTGCGACCAGTACGGCGCCGACATCCTGCGCCTCTGGGTGGTCGGCACCGACTACACAGAGGACCAGCGCATCGGTCCGGAGATCCTGAAGCACCAGGCTGAAGCCTATCGCCGGCTGCGCAACACGCTGCGCTACCTGCTGGGCAGCCTCGACGGCTATTCGTCGGACGAGACGGTGAGCCATGCCGAGATGCCCGAGCTGGAGCGCTGGGTGCTGCATCGCCTGGCCGAGCTGGACGGCGTGCTGCGCCGCGCGGTCGACGATTACGACTTCCACACGATCGCGACGGAGCTGCACAATTTCTGCGCCGTCGACCTCTCGGCCTTCTACTTCGACATCCGCAAGGACTCGATCTACTGCGACGCGTCCGGCACGCCGCGCCGTCGCGCCGCGCGCACCGTCATGGCCGAGGTCTTTTCGTTCCTGACGGCGTGGCTGGCGCCGATCACCTGCTTCACGGCCGAAGAGGCCTGGCTCGCGCGGCCGAACGACATTCCGGACGGCAAGGCCGATAGCGTCCATCTGCGCCTCTATCCCATCATCCCCCCCGCATGGCTCGATGCGGCGCTGGGAGAGAAGTGGAAGACCGTTCGCGCCCTGCGCCGCGTCGTCACTGGCGCGCTGGAACTGGAGCGAGCGGAGAAACGTATCGGCTCGAGCCTGCAGGCCGGGCCGCACGTCCATGTCGCGCCGGAATACCTGAAGGCGCTGGAAGGTCTCGACCTCAGCGAGATCTGCATCACGTCGGGTGGCCATCTCGTCGAGGGCGAGGCGCCGGCTGGGGCCTTCACCCTGCCGGACGTGGCCGGCGTCGCCGTCGTGCCGAGCGCGGCCGAAGGCACCAAGTGCGCGCGCTGCTGGCAGGTGCTGGAAGAGGTGGGCAAGTCGACCGCCCATCCGCTGCTCTGCCTGCGCTGCGAGGATGCAGTTTCAGCATGA
- a CDS encoding adenylate/guanylate cyclase domain-containing protein, with translation MRCSNCNTNNAPDARFCIDCGTALGQPCLSCHSSNPPAARFCGQCGTALSTKTVASKSPASDGELKQITVLFADVSGSTELIERLDPEEAARRLSPAIEAMHEAVRRFEGSVVKVQGDGVMALFGAPTPQEDHAVRACCAALAMQASVKALPGEALPIRVGIHSGEVLARTVATDFSTDFDATGITVHIASRLEGLAPSGGIAISPATLRGARQFVSVDSMGDREVRGLSAPMEVFLLTGLRRGPTSQRFSLERERSGFVGREAELALLERNLERATEGDGCAVGVVAEAGVGKSRLAFEFAERCRARGIRVLEGRALAHSRATPFEPVIDILKAFFEIAPDDSPERGRAKAAEVLDLIDPALGTELPLLVDFLGLGSGAPPLPRMDPGTRRDRLELLFRRLVRAAGATTPAVILLEDLHFMDSGSESLIEVLAEAMVGTRLLLLVNFRPGYAAPWMRGDHYDQVSLAPLRKNAADELASHLLGDDQSVVPLLPLIADRARGNPFFIEELVRKFADGGHLAGEAGAYRLLRMPDLKTVPDNVQAIVAARVDSRPEMERTLLQTAAVIGREFMAPILEHVAGLAETVVSMALHRLSSAGLVYETGGSSPGTFAFKHPMLQEVIYRSLVSDKRRALHAAVAAELEKTLPDPGGAQAGFIAYHLEEAGNIPQAASYNMKAAMWHGTRDPAQALEAWKRVRRLLLSLPLEGPARYPLLMASGQIVNFAWREGLTAADVEPYYNEALEIARSLGDMRAITLVTAAYGRALGSTGSAMDYVAKVSEARDLLDPQKHAGLAAVLTTIRCHALRLAGDLHVALADNDLALANVDKVEEQDQQTLGFRVDVWVKGMRGQTLAMMGRYDEARALATELIASDESQVDVLHRLQAHATMADIAWGTGDVTLATEHSAAAHRLGEKSGNPYLMVYGRAYAGLGQAMRGEYSEATTTLSNTLRLARERQAGLENEARILCDLAYVQLRAGLADRARETAEEAAAVARRRGAKVWQAYAEWLIRGPTSPAFRSLLAESGAELLAHLPSPRD, from the coding sequence TTGCGCTGTTCAAATTGCAACACGAACAACGCTCCTGACGCACGCTTCTGCATCGACTGCGGCACGGCGCTGGGACAGCCCTGTCTTTCTTGCCATTCGAGCAATCCGCCTGCTGCCCGCTTCTGCGGCCAGTGCGGCACGGCGCTCTCAACGAAGACCGTCGCCAGCAAATCACCAGCCAGCGACGGCGAACTGAAGCAGATCACCGTTCTGTTCGCTGACGTATCCGGATCGACCGAGCTGATCGAGCGGCTCGATCCGGAAGAGGCTGCCAGGCGCCTTTCGCCCGCCATCGAGGCCATGCACGAGGCCGTGCGGCGTTTCGAGGGGTCGGTCGTCAAGGTCCAGGGCGACGGTGTCATGGCGCTGTTCGGGGCGCCCACCCCACAGGAGGATCATGCGGTGCGCGCCTGTTGCGCGGCCCTCGCCATGCAGGCCTCGGTCAAGGCCTTGCCAGGCGAGGCGTTGCCGATCCGCGTCGGCATTCATTCGGGCGAAGTGCTGGCCCGCACCGTCGCCACAGATTTCTCCACCGACTTCGACGCCACCGGCATCACCGTCCACATCGCGAGCCGCCTGGAAGGCCTGGCGCCGTCGGGGGGGATCGCGATCTCGCCGGCCACGCTGAGAGGCGCCCGCCAGTTCGTATCGGTGGACTCGATGGGCGACCGGGAGGTGCGCGGCCTGTCGGCGCCAATGGAAGTGTTCCTGCTGACCGGCCTGCGCCGCGGGCCGACCAGCCAGCGCTTCAGTCTCGAACGGGAGCGCTCGGGTTTCGTGGGACGCGAGGCGGAGCTGGCGCTTCTCGAGCGCAACCTCGAGCGCGCGACCGAAGGCGATGGCTGCGCCGTCGGCGTGGTCGCGGAAGCGGGCGTCGGCAAGAGTCGCCTTGCATTCGAGTTTGCGGAACGTTGCCGCGCGCGGGGTATCCGCGTGCTCGAAGGTCGCGCCCTCGCGCACAGTCGCGCGACGCCGTTCGAGCCGGTCATCGATATCCTCAAGGCGTTCTTCGAAATCGCCCCGGACGATAGCCCCGAGCGCGGCCGGGCCAAGGCGGCCGAAGTCCTGGATCTCATCGATCCGGCGTTGGGCACCGAACTGCCGCTGCTCGTGGATTTCCTGGGTCTTGGGTCCGGTGCTCCGCCCCTTCCGAGGATGGATCCGGGGACCCGCCGGGACCGGCTCGAATTGCTCTTCCGGCGCCTGGTCCGCGCGGCCGGCGCGACCACGCCCGCCGTCATCCTGCTCGAGGACCTCCACTTCATGGACTCGGGCAGCGAATCGCTGATCGAGGTTCTGGCGGAGGCCATGGTCGGCACCCGCCTCCTGCTGCTGGTGAACTTCCGGCCCGGCTATGCCGCGCCGTGGATGCGCGGCGACCATTACGATCAGGTCTCCCTGGCCCCGCTGCGCAAGAACGCCGCCGATGAATTGGCGTCCCATCTGCTGGGCGACGATCAGTCGGTCGTGCCGTTGCTGCCACTGATCGCCGACCGGGCGCGCGGCAATCCGTTCTTCATCGAGGAGCTGGTGCGAAAGTTCGCCGACGGCGGCCACCTTGCCGGCGAGGCCGGTGCCTACCGCCTCCTCCGGATGCCGGACTTGAAAACGGTCCCGGACAATGTGCAGGCGATCGTGGCGGCACGCGTCGACAGCCGCCCGGAGATGGAGCGCACGCTGCTCCAGACGGCCGCGGTCATCGGTCGCGAATTCATGGCGCCGATCCTGGAGCACGTCGCGGGACTGGCGGAAACGGTCGTGAGCATGGCCCTGCACCGCCTGTCGTCGGCCGGACTCGTCTATGAGACCGGTGGGTCATCGCCCGGAACCTTCGCCTTCAAGCACCCGATGCTTCAGGAGGTCATCTATCGCTCGCTCGTCTCGGACAAGCGGCGTGCGCTGCATGCGGCGGTCGCCGCCGAACTGGAGAAGACCCTGCCGGATCCGGGGGGCGCCCAGGCGGGCTTCATCGCCTACCACCTCGAGGAGGCGGGGAACATCCCGCAGGCGGCGTCGTACAACATGAAGGCCGCGATGTGGCACGGCACGCGCGATCCGGCGCAGGCGCTCGAAGCCTGGAAGCGCGTCCGCCGTTTGCTGCTCAGCCTGCCGCTGGAAGGCCCCGCGCGCTATCCTCTGTTGATGGCGAGCGGCCAGATCGTGAACTTCGCGTGGCGCGAAGGTCTCACTGCGGCCGACGTCGAGCCCTACTATAACGAGGCGCTGGAGATCGCACGCTCGCTCGGCGACATGCGCGCCATCACGCTGGTCACCGCCGCCTACGGCCGCGCGCTGGGCAGCACCGGCTCGGCGATGGATTATGTTGCCAAGGTGAGCGAGGCGCGCGACCTGCTCGACCCACAAAAGCATGCCGGACTGGCCGCGGTGCTGACGACCATCCGATGCCATGCGCTGCGTCTTGCCGGCGATTTACACGTGGCTCTCGCGGACAACGATCTGGCGCTCGCCAATGTCGACAAGGTCGAGGAGCAGGATCAGCAGACGCTGGGTTTCCGCGTCGACGTCTGGGTCAAGGGCATGCGCGGCCAGACGCTGGCCATGATGGGCAGATATGACGAGGCCCGCGCGCTCGCCACCGAACTGATCGCGAGTGATGAATCGCAGGTCGATGTTCTGCATCGGCTGCAGGCCCATGCCACGATGGCCGATATCGCCTGGGGGACGGGCGACGTGACCCTCGCCACCGAGCACAGCGCGGCCGCCCATCGCCTGGGCGAGAAGAGCGGCAATCCCTATCTCATGGTCTATGGGCGAGCCTACGCCGGCCTCGGCCAGGCCATGCGCGGCGAATATTCCGAAGCGACCACGACGCTGAGCAACACGCTGCGTCTCGCTCGCGAGCGCCAGGCGGGCCTCGAAAACGAAGCCCGAATCCTGTGCGACCTCGCCTATGTCCAGCTGCGGGCGGGCCTCGCCGACCGTGCGCGGGAGACGGCCGAAGAAGCCGCCGCCGTCGCGCGGCGACGAGGCGCCAAGGTCTGGCAGGCCTATGCGGAGTGGCTTATCCGCGGGCCGACTTCACCGGCTTTCAGATCATTACTGGCCGAGTCCGGCGCGGAGCTGTTGGCACACCTGCCATCGCCGCGGGACTGA
- a CDS encoding M48 family metalloprotease → MGVGGVKAERPASRLLIAGRYCDDVLALPLFDPPVSKNLLWPKSARWPRRRVLVVLRRFQATFPGILYDLELGVDVANAQAFVEGGRKRVRLYGGLVRHRNIGSAGLATVLAHETGHHLGGPPHLPTNRSLSSEERATEWALSIGLPTVFGIRTAQRIASSGCKQLQALGTCE, encoded by the coding sequence ATGGGGGTCGGGGGGGTCAAGGCGGAGCGCCCAGCTAGCAGATTGCTTATTGCAGGCAGGTACTGCGATGATGTGTTGGCTTTGCCCTTATTCGATCCGCCTGTCTCGAAGAATCTTCTCTGGCCCAAGTCGGCACGCTGGCCGCGTCGCCGAGTTCTCGTCGTGCTGAGACGGTTTCAAGCAACATTTCCAGGAATACTCTACGACCTAGAGCTGGGTGTTGATGTCGCAAATGCTCAAGCTTTTGTTGAAGGAGGAAGAAAGCGCGTGCGCCTTTATGGCGGTCTAGTGCGTCATCGGAACATCGGATCGGCCGGCCTCGCTACCGTACTCGCACACGAGACAGGTCATCATCTCGGAGGCCCTCCACATCTTCCAACCAACAGATCGTTGAGCAGCGAGGAGCGCGCAACGGAGTGGGCGTTAAGCATCGGCCTTCCAACCGTGTTCGGCATCAGGACGGCACAGCGGATCGCTTCGTCTGGCTGCAAGCAATTGCAAGCACTCGGCACATGCGAGTAG
- a CDS encoding ArsR/SmtB family transcription factor — MTTVNALSEIAALMGDPARASMLSLLMDGRAHTASDLAHNAGITAQTASGHLARMVEANLLAARAEGRNRFYRLASADVAHAIESLMALAGTRAAPASKAAAWRRDPDLRFCRTCYDHLAGQVGIAVTDSLTRHGHLEPKGPRDWQLTNSGELFCERLGVDLDTARRTSSRHFARQCLDWSERRPHISGALGAAIADTFFKRGWAERLRRSRTVRLTDSGRRALGSHFGATV; from the coding sequence ATGACCACCGTGAACGCCCTTTCCGAGATCGCCGCCCTGATGGGCGACCCGGCGCGTGCCTCCATGCTGTCGCTGCTGATGGACGGTCGCGCGCATACCGCGTCGGACCTCGCGCACAATGCCGGTATCACCGCGCAGACCGCGAGCGGGCATCTCGCACGCATGGTCGAGGCCAACCTGCTGGCCGCCCGCGCCGAGGGCCGCAACCGCTTCTATCGCCTGGCATCGGCGGACGTGGCGCACGCCATCGAATCGCTGATGGCGCTGGCCGGCACGCGCGCGGCGCCGGCGTCCAAGGCTGCGGCGTGGCGGCGCGATCCGGATCTCCGCTTCTGCCGCACCTGCTACGACCATCTCGCCGGGCAGGTCGGCATCGCCGTCACCGATTCGCTGACCCGGCATGGCCATCTCGAACCCAAGGGCCCGCGCGACTGGCAGCTGACAAACTCGGGCGAGCTGTTCTGCGAGCGGCTGGGCGTCGATCTCGACACGGCACGCAGGACGAGTTCGCGCCACTTCGCCCGCCAGTGCCTCGACTGGAGCGAACGCCGGCCGCACATCTCCGGCGCGCTGGGCGCGGCCATCGCCGACACGTTCTTCAAGCGCGGCTGGGCCGAGCGACTGCGGCGCAGCCGCACTGTGCGCCTCACCGATTCCGGCCGCCGCGCTCTCGGCAGCCACTTCGGCGCGACGGTCTAG
- a CDS encoding MaoC family dehydratase, whose product MSSAFAAMNGLFLEDLKPGMSAMFGKTVTEADIMAFAGVSGDTNPIHLHDGFARTTRFGQRIAHGMLSGSFISTVVGTKLPGPGAVYISQTMNFMAPVIIGDTITAVATITAIDDKRRRVTLKTQCLNGDKVVIDGEAVVLVPRRDAA is encoded by the coding sequence GTGTCGAGCGCCTTCGCGGCCATGAATGGCCTGTTCCTGGAAGACCTCAAGCCGGGCATGTCGGCGATGTTCGGCAAGACCGTGACCGAGGCCGACATCATGGCCTTCGCGGGCGTGTCGGGCGACACCAACCCGATCCACCTGCATGACGGCTTCGCGCGCACCACGCGCTTCGGCCAACGCATCGCCCACGGCATGCTGAGCGGCAGCTTCATCTCGACCGTGGTCGGCACCAAGCTGCCCGGGCCCGGCGCCGTCTATATCTCGCAGACCATGAACTTCATGGCGCCGGTCATCATCGGCGACACGATTACGGCGGTGGCGACCATCACCGCGATCGACGACAAGCGCCGCCGCGTCACGCTCAAGACCCAGTGCCTGAACGGCGACAAGGTCGTGATCGACGGCGAGGCCGTCGTGCTGGTGCCGCGGCGCGACGCGGCCTGA
- a CDS encoding DUF6285 domain-containing protein, protein MAQDRPTAAELLTAIADFLREEATPALDKAEPRLGFQMRVAVNSLAILEREVRLGPAADAREHERLVKLLGHEATLDELNKELARQLRTGERDESDAALMAHLDATIADKIAIANPKWR, encoded by the coding sequence GTGGCCCAGGACCGCCCCACTGCCGCCGAGCTGCTGACCGCCATCGCCGACTTCCTGCGCGAGGAGGCGACGCCGGCGCTCGACAAGGCCGAGCCGCGTCTCGGCTTCCAGATGCGCGTTGCCGTGAACTCGCTCGCCATTCTCGAACGCGAGGTGCGTCTCGGCCCGGCAGCCGACGCACGCGAGCACGAGCGCCTCGTCAAATTGCTTGGACACGAAGCGACGCTCGACGAACTGAACAAGGAGCTGGCGCGCCAGTTGCGCACCGGAGAACGCGACGAGAGCGACGCGGCGCTGATGGCGCATCTCGACGCAACCATCGCCGACAAGATCGCCATCGCCAACCCGAAGTGGCGTTAA